TGTTTTGATGGGTGAATATAACGCTTCCGGTGGTCGTGGTGGCATGCAGCTTTCCGGTGCGGCTTACAAATACGAGATCGGGAATACCGTCTGCGTTAATATCTCCCATGGCGCTACTGCGCATAATGTTTTGCGGTGCGGAGACGTTGAATCCGCCAAATTGTTCTCCATCCGGACCGATGTAATATACCTCGCCAAAAACGTCCTGATACATGATGTCCTGCTCCCCGTCACCGTTGAAATCATAGACGATGGGTGCGGATTTTGAACTATTGATGCAATCCCATGGGAAACGGTTGTCTATCAAGGTGATATCAAAAGTGGCGTAGAAAAACTTTGCACCGGTGGAGAGCCCGGTGACGGGATGGAAGGCATCCACTTGGATCTTGAGAGTGCTTGTCCCATAGGGCATCGCCTGGGGAAGCTGCAAGCGGATGATCACTTCATCCGGGTCTGTGAGGGTTCCCGGAGCCAATTCCGGAATCACGATACAGCCGGTCAGAACTTCTACTCCGGCAGGGGATCCGGCAATGCAGACATTGAGGTTGTAGGCAGTGTTCCATCCCTGGGCATTGCGGATACGCGGTTTCAATTGGATGATCTCGCCGGGATTGATGGTGCCGTCAAAATCGCCCTCAACATCTGAAAAAGTATAGCTTTCCATGGTCAGGTTGGGAAGGTGGGGATCGGGATATTTGACCTCGATGGAAGGATCTCCGAAGAGCACCATTTCGTAGTAGCACCAGCGCATCACATCACTGTTCATGGCAGCATTGACGTTTTGCATGCGGGAAAAGCTGAGCGCGTCTCCGAGTTGGGTGTTCAGAGTCTCAAATAAGCCGATAAAGTATTCGCGGTCATAGTATTGTGAGGCGCCGTTGATGCTGCCGGGCATGTACCACCCGTAGCGAGTATTTCCGATGAAAGCAAAGAGTGCTCCCGGAGCGATGAGCAGATGTTCGCCGATGGATTCTCCATCTGTGCTGGTGCGTTGATCAAAAGCGGCGGGGTAGCATCCCTGTGAATAGAGAAAGCCATATTCGCTGTTTTGTAGCTGTTGGATGGTGTTATTGCCTTGTCCCATGAGATAGGTCTCGTTGGCGTGCCCCATGTGGTTCATCACGTTGGCACCGTTGTTGATGGCGTTCCAGACGATGCTGCCGTTGTAGGTTCCGTCGCGTTCATAGTGTCTCGTCATGTGATAGGTGTCCGGAATGTGGTTTGCGACGTCGTCTTTATAGTCTCCACCCCAGGTGAGGGGGTTCCAGTTCAGGTTTTCGCCGAACATGATGGATATGTTGTTGCTGAAAGTGCTGTTATTTACGTAGTATTGAGTCTTGCGGAAGATATTTGAGAACTCTGTGAAGCTTTCGGCGGGGAACCTGCCCACATGAAGTTCCGGCAGGTAATCCGGATTGTCCGAAACCTCGCCGTAGATATTGTTTCCGTTGGCGTTGAAACTGCCGTCAAGGTTTCCGTAATACAAATCCGAGGGCATGCGTTGATCGACCGTCTCCCCCACCTGTCCATAAAAGCCGCGTTCGGGAACAATCTCATCGTCTCCGCCGAGGATCACGTATTCCAATACAGTGGCGGTCGCGTTCCAGGTTTGATAGGCGTCGATGATGAAGTTGCGGACTTTCTCGGCATTGTCGGCACCGGTATATTCGGCATAGATATCGGAGGTGAGAAAGACGCCGGTGGAAATGCCCAAGCCATTGCGCCATTGAACGTAATCGTTGAACCAGGGAGCGCGCGCGGCATCGGTGATCACGATCATCTTCTTTGGTGAGGAAAGATCGATCAAGCGGGAGCGTGGGGCATGGGTGCGATAGCTTGGTGCCAGGCGATAGGTTTCTGCCGCGGAGAGGTTTATGGCAAAGCCGTTCAGGTTTTGCAGAGTTTTGGCATCCGTGGCGAGGAAGTTTGCTTGATACTTGGCTTCTTCACTATCAAAGATGCTCGAAATATTGAACTTGGCGCTCCGCGAGGCATATAGTTCTCTGGTGACGGGATTGTATTTGAATGGATAGATATTGATGATGGCAAGCTGATATCCGCGATAGTATTGCGTTCCCAATAGCTCGAAATCCTGCGTGGGAAAGGCTTGGTCGGCATTCCAGATCAGGGGATTCTTCACCGTCAGATCGGGCGCGGGAAGAGATATAGGTTGTTGGTGGCGGGCATAGTCAAGCTCAAGATTCCGTTCGATCAGTTCCGGTGAGGAAAAGTCTATCGAGAGGCTCTCCACCCTTTCTCCGAAAGGCAGTAATACCCGGATCGGATAATAGGGCAACATCGGCGCACCGGGTTCGAGGATCACCGGCAGGGCTTCACTGCCGTTTTTCTGGTTCCACAAATGTGGCGCAATATCAAAGCTTAGGTTCACTGCCGCGAGCGATCCGTATATTATTGAGATAGTTGCGATTATCATGAGTTGCTTCATCGTTTTCTTCCATTTGAAAGTATTTATGTTGCATTTATGCAAAAAGCGTTCCCTGCCGTTAAAACGTTCATCCTGTCCAAGAAACTCCTCGATGAACATCGACATTATGCGGGTCTCACGCTTTGTTGCCAGGCGGGATTGTTTCCCAATACCTATGTGAAGAAGTATATCAATAGCGGCAGATAGAACAGCGCGATTAAAATCGAGACGGAGACCATCGTGGCGGCAAACTCCCGATCCATGTTTTCCAGATTGGCAAAGATCAAAGTGTTGAACCCGATGGGCGTGGCGGAATTGACGATCACCACGGTGCGGGTGATTCCCTCCAGACCAAAGACCGTAGCCAGCAACAAGCCCAAGAGCAAACCGCCGCCCATGCGGATAAGGACTGCGATCAACGCTTTCCCCAGGTTTTTGAGCTTGGGCTCGAAGTATAAGCCCAGGGCGATCATTACCAAAGGAACGGTTGGCTGCCCGACCATGTTTAAAAAGTTCATTCCGATCGTCGGTATTTCCACTCGCAAAGCTTTGAGCGTGATCGCGATCGCCATTCCCCACAGGGGTGGGAGCTTCAGGAATTTGCCCCAGTTGATCTTGCCGGTATGGGCATTGTCGCCATATTTGATGGCGTTGTAATAGCTGAAAGTGAAGATCAGAAAACTGTTGCCGACGTCAAATAGCGAAGCGCGCGCCAGTCCCTCGTCTCCGAAAGCGGCGGCAAAAAAGGGCAGCGAATAAGCAGTATTCATGATCAATGTGCCCACGAGGAAACTGCCGAAAGTGGGACCTGCCATGTTTAAATGCTTGCCCACAAAAGAAGATATGAAATAGATGCTGAAGACCACTAACATGGCGGAAAGCGGGATCAATGCCGTATCCGCGGACAGCGAGACGCGCATGATTGCCAGTATCGTGAGTGCCGGCAAGCTGACCGAAAGCACGAAGCGAAGCAGGATCGGTGCGTCTTCCTTGCTCAGCGTCTTCAAGCGCTTGGCGGCGATGCCCACAAAGAATGCAATGATCAGGGGGATGATCTTTTCAACAAAAGGGGACATGAATGTTAGTGACTTTCCAAAGGAGCGTAGAAACTCCGGTAGAGGAGTTCCAGCTTACTCTCTATCTTGCGGTTATGGTTTTTCTGCGCTTCGTTTTCCGGTGCTATATGCGTCTTCCACGAATCGAAGTTTTGCAGAGCCTCTTTGAGTTGCCATTTGTGCTGGAATTTCTTGCCTTCCAATGTGTTGATATCCGCAAGTTGATTGTCGTCGAGACGTTTTTGCATACTTTTATCGTGCAGGCGCGAGACTTTCACTTCGAGAGGGAATATCTCCGTGATCCGGATGATATCGATCGCCTGCCGGCGTGTATATGCTTTGTTTTGCATCAGTTCGATCAAAAGCTCGCGTTCGCGTTCAAAGGTTCTGCCATTAACCAGGGAAAGGGCTTTGGTATCGAATCCGGCACGTTCAATCTGCAAGACGGTCTGGCGGTTGAAAGTATATCTAAGCTGTTGATGCACCGTCTGTTCAAACACGTTTTGAATGATAAACAACGCAATGAAGGAAAAGAGAAACGCCATCACCGGCGCAGCTATCCAGGCAAGCGTGATTCTCCCCAAAATGCCATAGCGGAGGTTCTTTCCACCTTTGGCAATTGCAATGCCCACCACTGCTCCGACGATCACTTGAGTGGAGGATACCGGCACCAGCGGTATTGTCGGTAAGCCCAATTTCAACAATAGATTATACAGCCCTTGCGAGGCAAAGAGAAAGAGCACGATCGCTTCCGCCATCAATGCCACCAACGCCGTCACCGGCGAAAGATGAAAGAGGTCTCTGCCCACCGTGCGCATCACTTTGTGAGAATAGGTGTAGATTCCCAGCACAATTGATGCCGCGCCGATGATATAAAGTTGCTGCACTCCGTCGATCACGAAAAGTCCGGGAATCTGCAAGTCCTTGAACGGAGTGACCGGAACGAAGACGCCGACGACGTTTGCGATGTTGTTCGCTCCCAATGAATAAGCTCCGAAAGCGCCAACTACGATCAAGGCATAGCGGGTATATAGATCCTGCTCGAAAAGGTGGGTCTTGGATTTGTTGATCCAACCCCGAAAGATGTAGAAGAGCACAGCTGCGATCACTCCGGAGAGCACAAATGCCGTCACCCAGCTTGAGGCGATGGTCACCAACGACCGGTAATCAGTGATCCTTCCGCTGAAAAAGTTCCATCCGATGATCGCACCCACGATCGTTTGGGAAGTGGAGACCGGAATGCCCAAACGCACGATCACAAATATCGTCGCCGCGGCAGCCAGAGAAACTGTGAAAGCTCCTCCCAAAGCATCGACGGAACCCAATCTTCCCAGGGTGCCGGAAGGACCGCTGCCTTCCAGGATCGCGCCCAGGGAGATAAATATCGCTGCAATCAGCGCCGCCTTTTTAAATTTGAGCATGCGCGTTTCCACAGCGGAGCCGAAGATGTTACCGGTGTCGTTGGCTCCCAGAGACCAACCCAAAAACAATCCGCTCAAGAGATAGATAAAAATCATGTCAAGCGCTTGCTACATCTGACGTTTGATCGTATAGATGGAAAGGCGGTCACAGACTGCCTGAGCATAATCCGAGATCATTTCGATATGAATGGCAAAATAACGGAGCTGGCTCTTTAAAGCCAGATCGACATCGAGGCTAAATATCTGGCGGCGCAGCTTTTCACCCAGATGATCCGCCTCCCGCTCAAAGAAATAGACCTTGTGGATATAGTTATTCACAGCGGCGATATCGTGAAAGAAGGAACGAACTGCAAAAACGAGTTGCTCCACCGCAGCCGCTGACGCCCGTGTGGTCTGCATCCAGAGGTCGTCAAGTTCCTCGGGGATTTGCGGCAATTCGATGGAAAACTGCATCAGGGTGTCCTTGATGCCATCCATCACCTCATCCGTGTTTTCGAGGATTGCAAGGACGTCGCCTCGGTTTTCAGGAATCAGGGTACGTTCATAGAGATATCTCTCGATTGCGACTCTCAGATCATCGGCTTTTTTTTCGTTTTCGCGGATCTGCGTGAGACGCTCCTCAAACTGGGCGTTCCTTTCCAAGAGATAATCCTCGATGCCAAACTGGAACAGCGAGGCGGAATCGCTAACGATGTCCAGAAAGGTATCAAGCTGCGATTCCACGAACTTAGTGGTCTTTAGTAGCAGTGCCATATTCTCTCCACTTGTGATCTTGGTTTATACTTGACATAATCTTTCACAAGGATTATCCGATCGCATTTTTGTCAAGCGAATCGTGTCTCAGAGCTGTTCTTGCGTGAATTCTTGCTGGAAAGGATGTTTTTTTGCCAGTTAAGAGACGACCATAAGGTCAAAACCAAACAAAAGGGCTCGAAAAAAAACCGAGCCCTTGATATAGTGTGCTTATCTTGCCTGATCGGTGGCGACCACCTTGTAGAAACGATTTTCCGCCGCGGGCTCGCTCCAGAAAAGCTCATTTGTCGAGCCGATCAGAATGAAATTGCCGTTGGTGCTGTTTGATCCGTAGATACGGTAACTTTGGGCATGGTTGACCGCGTTCCAGGTGAGGCTCACTATTCCAGCGTTCTCTGATACTTGGATATCAGGCGCAGAGAGGAAAGTGAGATTGACCGTTGCCGGAACTGATGCTTGTGCGTAGTCCGTGCCGTCGCTCACTATGAAAGTGATAAGTTCGGTGCCGATCCAATCTGATGCGCCGCTGAAGGTTACGCTCAAACCGTTGACCGAAACATAGATATTGCTGTTTCCGCTATAGGACAAAATCAGAGGATCGCCATCGACATCGCTGACGTAAGCGCTGAAATCAACCGTCAATTCGCCGTTCATATCAAAGGCAAAGCTCGGCGGCAACCCGATCACGGGAGCATTGTTGATGCCCGGGATATTTACTAGGATGGAGAAGGGATCGTTTCCGGCACATAGTGGAAGCGTGCTGTTTCTGCCGGTGTTGTCTGTGGCTTTGATCCAGTAATAGATCGTTTGTCCCAAAGCGGGGGCGGGTATCGAGGCGTTCCAGATACTGCCGCTGGGATTGGTCAGGGACGCATATTGCCATTCGGTCGTGGGGGAATGCCGCCATGCCACGAATGTGGATGCTGGATTCAGGGGATTTTGATATCTGATGTTCACGGAAATAGCGATACCCTCTCCGGCGGTTGCGGATGTGGGAGGAACGTGATTGAGCACAACCATTTGCTCGTCGAAGATGGAGTTTACGCGGCAGTGGATGGCGTCAGTAGCTTCAAAGTTTGTATGTGTGTACCCCGTGACCGTGTATCCCGGCATGGCGTTGCGATAGGATTGCAGAGCCGCGGCATCGTTTGCCGTTCCCATTTGGGGAACAAAGATATTCTTATTCAGGATAAACGCGTTTGAATAGGGCTCGTTGTTTGGCGTATATACACGATAGATACGATAGGGTGTTCCATAGCTGGTGGTCGTGCTTTGCCATTGAGCCACGACTGCCTCGATGGCGGTATATTGCGCGTGGGTGGTTGGCACGCTGCGAATGATCACTTTATCGACGTCCAGCAATTTGCCCCAGCAATCGATGTGGTCGATGTAGGTGTTGTTTGGGTCTTCATAGAGCTGATAATCGCTCACGCCCAAGTAGTTGTTGAACATTGTGTTGATCTGATTCTGGGTGAGGGATGTGTTTTCCTCCAAAACCAGGCGGGTGCTCATTGCCTTGCCCATGCCGCTACTCATGATGTTTCCGCCGGTATGGACGATCGGCATTGTATAATACTGCAAGCCAAGGTAGTTGGCGATCGCAACGGGAACGACGTTGTCGTTCGGACGGGGACGGTTGTAGGTAAAATCCACGATCCTGAGGTCGTTTCCGTTTTCAAAGATGTAC
This genomic window from Candidatus Cloacimonadaceae bacterium contains:
- a CDS encoding AEC family transporter, whose protein sequence is MSPFVEKIIPLIIAFFVGIAAKRLKTLSKEDAPILLRFVLSVSLPALTILAIMRVSLSADTALIPLSAMLVVFSIYFISSFVGKHLNMAGPTFGSFLVGTLIMNTAYSLPFFAAAFGDEGLARASLFDVGNSFLIFTFSYYNAIKYGDNAHTGKINWGKFLKLPPLWGMAIAITLKALRVEIPTIGMNFLNMVGQPTVPLVMIALGLYFEPKLKNLGKALIAVLIRMGGGLLLGLLLATVFGLEGITRTVVIVNSATPIGFNTLIFANLENMDREFAATMVSVSILIALFYLPLLIYFFT
- a CDS encoding DUF47 family protein, whose translation is MALLLKTTKFVESQLDTFLDIVSDSASLFQFGIEDYLLERNAQFEERLTQIRENEKKADDLRVAIERYLYERTLIPENRGDVLAILENTDEVMDGIKDTLMQFSIELPQIPEELDDLWMQTTRASAAAVEQLVFAVRSFFHDIAAVNNYIHKVYFFEREADHLGEKLRRQIFSLDVDLALKSQLRYFAIHIEMISDYAQAVCDRLSIYTIKRQM
- a CDS encoding inorganic phosphate transporter; this encodes MIFIYLLSGLFLGWSLGANDTGNIFGSAVETRMLKFKKAALIAAIFISLGAILEGSGPSGTLGRLGSVDALGGAFTVSLAAAATIFVIVRLGIPVSTSQTIVGAIIGWNFFSGRITDYRSLVTIASSWVTAFVLSGVIAAVLFYIFRGWINKSKTHLFEQDLYTRYALIVVGAFGAYSLGANNIANVVGVFVPVTPFKDLQIPGLFVIDGVQQLYIIGAASIVLGIYTYSHKVMRTVGRDLFHLSPVTALVALMAEAIVLFLFASQGLYNLLLKLGLPTIPLVPVSSTQVIVGAVVGIAIAKGGKNLRYGILGRITLAWIAAPVMAFLFSFIALFIIQNVFEQTVHQQLRYTFNRQTVLQIERAGFDTKALSLVNGRTFERERELLIELMQNKAYTRRQAIDIIRITEIFPLEVKVSRLHDKSMQKRLDDNQLADINTLEGKKFQHKWQLKEALQNFDSWKTHIAPENEAQKNHNRKIESKLELLYRSFYAPLESH
- a CDS encoding C25 family cysteine peptidase; amino-acid sequence: MSMFIEEFLGQDERFNGRERFLHKCNINTFKWKKTMKQLMIIATISIIYGSLAAVNLSFDIAPHLWNQKNGSEALPVILEPGAPMLPYYPIRVLLPFGERVESLSIDFSSPELIERNLELDYARHQQPISLPAPDLTVKNPLIWNADQAFPTQDFELLGTQYYRGYQLAIINIYPFKYNPVTRELYASRSAKFNISSIFDSEEAKYQANFLATDAKTLQNLNGFAINLSAAETYRLAPSYRTHAPRSRLIDLSSPKKMIVITDAARAPWFNDYVQWRNGLGISTGVFLTSDIYAEYTGADNAEKVRNFIIDAYQTWNATATVLEYVILGGDDEIVPERGFYGQVGETVDQRMPSDLYYGNLDGSFNANGNNIYGEVSDNPDYLPELHVGRFPAESFTEFSNIFRKTQYYVNNSTFSNNISIMFGENLNWNPLTWGGDYKDDVANHIPDTYHMTRHYERDGTYNGSIVWNAINNGANVMNHMGHANETYLMGQGNNTIQQLQNSEYGFLYSQGCYPAAFDQRTSTDGESIGEHLLIAPGALFAFIGNTRYGWYMPGSINGASQYYDREYFIGLFETLNTQLGDALSFSRMQNVNAAMNSDVMRWCYYEMVLFGDPSIEVKYPDPHLPNLTMESYTFSDVEGDFDGTINPGEIIQLKPRIRNAQGWNTAYNLNVCIAGSPAGVEVLTGCIVIPELAPGTLTDPDEVIIRLQLPQAMPYGTSTLKIQVDAFHPVTGLSTGAKFFYATFDITLIDNRFPWDCINSSKSAPIVYDFNGDGEQDIMYQDVFGEVYYIGPDGEQFGGFNVSAPQNIMRSSAMGDINADGIPDLVFVSRTGKLHATTTTGSVIFTHQNSSQFLFTPVIADITGDGFNEVIAHTLDNKVYAFNRFGTILSGFPADLGSTFQAELAVADLDGNGAFEIIAGTVNGDMIVINGNGAIMSGWPINLGGSVNGAPTVLDNNRIAVGTNSHLYLLAPDGSIVFSKPIPASMASSPVIADINANGNKEIIFVTLGGIVYVVDQNGNDLNGFPVALGINFSSPPLVADIDGDQHMEILLHSYVNSIFALNHDGSTVPGFPFHTSYNGSTPGTLIDFDDDGIWKLVVGYSTGVLMINLRLPVSNRTPWITYRGGLERHGSYASTGYVSNQDQLMIPVQSRLEQNFPNPFNPSTTIRYSISEEGKTSIKIFNIKGQLIRVLADGIKAKGSHAVVWDGTDNNGRAVSSGIYLYRLESGKHRQTKRMLMLK